One genomic region from Candidatus Neomarinimicrobiota bacterium encodes:
- the pheS gene encoding phenylalanine--tRNA ligase subunit alpha yields the protein MALASKIESLRNDFKKSLDGLSAEDKKALEQLKHKYLGRKGKVADLFTEVGSVPDDERPEIGKLLNKLKSELTHEIVKMEGAVSTGAGLVEQSVDLSLPGDEIPMGSLHPITQTMREVKQIFQAIGFSVAYGPEIDDDYHNFEALNIPKHHPARDMQDTFYITDNDVLRTHTSNTQIHVMENQEPPVRVICPGRVYRNEAISIRSYCLFHQVEGLYIDEDVSLAEMKGTLEYFCRQFFGDEVKARFRPSFFPFTEPSAEVDISCLMCDGEGCSMCKKTGWLEIMGCGMVDPAVLKMVGYDPEKWSGYAWGMGIERLAILKHGIDDIRLFFNGDIRFLRQFG from the coding sequence ATGGCACTGGCATCTAAAATCGAATCTCTCCGCAATGATTTCAAAAAGTCTCTAGACGGGTTATCGGCCGAAGACAAAAAAGCGTTGGAACAACTGAAACATAAATATCTCGGCCGCAAAGGGAAAGTTGCGGACCTTTTTACGGAAGTGGGTTCCGTCCCTGACGATGAGCGACCGGAAATAGGGAAGCTGTTGAACAAACTCAAGTCTGAGCTAACACATGAGATAGTAAAGATGGAAGGGGCTGTTTCAACCGGTGCCGGTTTAGTAGAACAGTCCGTTGATCTTTCACTTCCAGGGGATGAGATCCCCATGGGGTCGCTCCACCCCATCACGCAGACCATGCGGGAAGTAAAGCAGATTTTCCAAGCCATAGGTTTCTCGGTTGCGTACGGTCCTGAGATCGATGATGATTACCACAACTTTGAAGCATTGAACATACCCAAGCACCATCCCGCCCGGGATATGCAGGATACATTTTACATAACTGACAATGACGTATTGAGGACCCATACGTCCAACACACAAATTCATGTGATGGAGAATCAGGAACCGCCAGTGCGTGTGATATGCCCCGGTAGAGTTTACCGGAACGAGGCCATTAGCATCCGGAGCTACTGTCTGTTCCATCAGGTTGAAGGACTCTATATTGATGAGGATGTTTCTCTGGCAGAAATGAAGGGGACTCTGGAGTACTTCTGCCGGCAATTCTTTGGTGATGAGGTTAAGGCTCGGTTTAGACCGAGCTTCTTTCCGTTCACTGAACCCAGCGCCGAAGTTGACATCTCGTGCCTTATGTGCGATGGCGAAGGGTGTTCCATGTGCAAGAAAACGGGATGGCTGGAAATTATGGGCTGTGGCATGGTGGATCCGGCTGTTCTGAAAATGGTCGGTTATGATCCTGAAAAATGGTCCGGTTATGCTTGGGGAATGGGCATAGAGAGGCTTGCCATCCTCAAACACGGTATCGATGATATCAGGCTATTTTTTAATGGGGATATACGATTTCTGAGGCAGTTCGGATGA
- a CDS encoding phenylalanine--tRNA ligase subunit beta, which translates to MIVSLDWLREFVDFKLAPQDLADLLTGSGLESTVGEGGEILDIEVTPNRPDCMSHLGVAREIALLTDSKLKITETSISESDQPVENEVTITIENEKGAPRYAARVVKGVKVGASPDWMVKRLEQCGIRSINSVVDISNYVLFELGHPLHTFDLRQVEENAIIVRSARKNEKIVTLDGEERKLSSDHLLICDPKKPVGLAGIMGGENSEVAENTSDVLIECAYFDPVTVRRGAKKLGLSTEASKRFERGADYDDLTAVLNRTAQLISEISGGTICAGVVDCYPQVIEGKKITLSRERAASSIGVEFDDKFVRATLDGLGIIYENKGGNYECIIPSFRPDLEREIDLSEELARVYGFDKIESKTTYVGHVTTIVPDDENTIDELRDYCAGAGFTEVITNSLISEQDVETLADLKPLPVVNPLSREMSIMRPSLLPGLLGAISYNLRRGEKNLNLFEYGNIFQAEKKKWVESPQFTGVACGNRVSKGWRQDQHTNDLFLLKGVVYDLANRFGFDGSFGELEKSVVYLYGMSWETSSGSLASIGSVTSELLENYDIDFPVVSFELNLELLGSSRETVHFRKLPQFPSIDRDLSLSVLSSVSIGELESIIQKNGTDLLRATKLYDLYEGDQIESGMMSVTFSLSFRSDERTLRDSEIDSIMEEIISETSSELDAKLR; encoded by the coding sequence ATGATTGTTTCACTGGATTGGCTCAGAGAATTTGTGGACTTCAAGTTAGCTCCTCAAGATTTGGCTGATCTGCTTACGGGCTCGGGGCTGGAGTCCACCGTAGGTGAGGGTGGTGAAATACTTGACATTGAAGTGACACCGAATCGCCCTGACTGCATGTCCCATCTTGGCGTGGCAAGGGAGATAGCCCTGCTAACAGATTCAAAGCTTAAAATAACTGAAACATCAATATCTGAATCTGACCAACCAGTTGAAAATGAAGTCACCATTACAATCGAGAATGAGAAAGGCGCACCCCGCTACGCCGCCCGCGTTGTGAAAGGGGTCAAAGTTGGAGCGTCGCCTGACTGGATGGTTAAAAGACTGGAACAGTGCGGTATCCGTTCTATTAATTCTGTTGTTGACATATCCAACTATGTCCTTTTTGAACTGGGGCATCCGCTCCATACTTTCGACTTGAGACAGGTTGAAGAAAATGCTATTATTGTCAGAAGCGCCAGGAAAAACGAAAAGATCGTCACACTCGATGGAGAGGAGAGGAAATTGAGTAGCGATCACCTTTTGATCTGTGACCCAAAAAAACCTGTGGGGCTTGCGGGTATTATGGGCGGTGAGAATTCCGAGGTTGCTGAAAATACATCAGATGTGCTTATCGAATGTGCCTACTTCGATCCGGTCACTGTCAGGCGAGGTGCAAAAAAACTGGGTCTTTCCACGGAGGCGTCAAAGCGCTTCGAAAGAGGTGCCGATTACGATGATCTGACGGCTGTCCTGAACCGAACGGCTCAATTAATTTCCGAAATATCAGGTGGCACAATTTGTGCCGGTGTGGTGGACTGTTACCCACAGGTGATTGAAGGGAAAAAGATTACTCTCAGCCGTGAAAGGGCAGCATCTTCTATTGGGGTGGAATTTGATGACAAATTTGTACGTGCAACTTTGGATGGGCTTGGCATCATTTATGAAAATAAAGGCGGGAACTATGAGTGCATTATCCCGTCATTTAGACCTGACCTGGAACGTGAAATTGACCTGAGTGAAGAACTGGCCCGAGTGTATGGGTTTGACAAGATTGAATCAAAAACGACTTATGTGGGTCATGTTACAACTATCGTACCTGATGATGAGAATACCATTGACGAACTGAGAGATTATTGTGCTGGTGCCGGCTTCACCGAAGTCATTACAAACAGCCTTATTAGTGAACAGGATGTAGAGACTCTTGCCGATTTAAAGCCGCTGCCCGTTGTAAACCCACTGAGCCGAGAAATGTCCATAATGCGGCCTTCGCTTCTTCCCGGATTGCTGGGCGCCATCAGCTACAACCTTCGCCGTGGTGAAAAAAACCTTAACTTGTTTGAATATGGGAATATTTTCCAAGCCGAGAAAAAGAAGTGGGTTGAATCGCCACAATTTACTGGTGTAGCTTGTGGCAACAGAGTATCAAAAGGGTGGCGGCAGGATCAACATACAAATGATCTTTTCTTGCTCAAGGGAGTAGTCTATGATCTTGCAAATCGATTTGGATTTGACGGATCCTTTGGAGAATTGGAGAAGAGTGTCGTTTATTTATATGGTATGAGTTGGGAAACTTCGTCGGGCTCACTTGCTTCCATTGGTTCGGTCACAAGTGAACTCCTGGAGAATTATGATATCGATTTTCCTGTTGTCTCTTTTGAACTGAATCTTGAACTGCTAGGTAGTTCGAGAGAGACGGTACATTTCAGAAAACTGCCACAGTTTCCCAGCATTGATCGCGATCTTTCTTTAAGCGTTCTGTCTTCTGTCAGCATTGGAGAGTTGGAATCGATAATCCAAAAAAATGGAACAGATCTGTTGCGAGCAACAAAGCTTTACGATCTGTATGAAGGTGATCAAATAGAGTCAGGAATGATGAGCGTTACTTTTTCCCTCTCTTTCCGCTCTGATGAAAGAACACTTCGAGACAGCGAAATTGACAGCATTATGGAAGAAATTATTTCAGAGACTTCATCGGAACTGGATGCTAAATTACGATGA
- a CDS encoding cell division protein ZapA yields MTEDQDNLARVSIFGHEYTVKAQAEASYIADVAQYVDQKMREVEKELPSSQSTTRIAILAAMSITDDYFAEKHQRNNMINNVEEKASSLIEFLDEHLSLN; encoded by the coding sequence ATGACCGAAGATCAGGATAATCTTGCCCGCGTATCAATATTTGGCCATGAATACACTGTAAAGGCCCAGGCTGAAGCAAGCTATATTGCTGATGTTGCTCAGTATGTGGATCAGAAAATGCGCGAAGTGGAAAAAGAGTTACCGTCTTCTCAATCAACCACAAGAATTGCCATACTGGCAGCTATGAGCATTACTGACGACTATTTTGCTGAAAAACATCAACGGAATAATATGATCAATAACGTGGAAGAGAAAGCTTCTTCTCTTATTGAGTTCCTTGACGAACATTTATCTCTCAATTAG